In the Pelorhabdus rhamnosifermentans genome, GATTCCCGGTCTGATTGATAGTCATATGCATATTGAAAGTTCCATGGCGGCGCCGCGAACCTTTACTCAGGCTTTAGTTAAAAACGGAGTAACTACGATTGTGGCTGAACCACATGAAATTGCCAATGTTTTCGGTTTGGAGGGAATTAAAGCGCTCATGGCTGCTGCCCAAGATTGTCCTGTCGATGTGCGTATTGCGATTCCTAGTTCTGTTCCTTCTACGAATTCGATGCTTGAAACAAGTGGCAGTGAAATCAACTGTAGCGAATTGGCAGAAATGCTGCAAATGGATGGCGTGATTTGCTTGGGTGAGGTAATGAATTATGTGGATGTGTTGAATCAGCCGGATTCGAAAAGCAATCAGTTTATTCGTTATGTTAAAGAAACTAAAGGCCATTTTCCAATTGAGGGACATTGTCCCCGACTTTTAGGTTTACCCTTAGCTCGCTTTTTATTTGCTGGTGTTACGTCCGATCATACTGAGCAGTCCTTGCAGGGAATAAAAGAACGAATTGCCAATGGCATGTTTGTAGAGATACAAGAAAAATCGTTAAAAAGGGAAATTATTGACTATCTAGTAACAAATGAACTTTATGAACATTTTGCTCTTGTGACAGATGATACGATGCCTGATGTATTGATGAAAAGAGGGCATCTCAACTATTTGGTGAAAAAGGCTGTTGAGCTTGGGTTGAAATCGGAGTTAGCCATTTATGCTGCTACATTTACTCCGGCGCGCCGCATGGGATTAGTCGACCGTGGTAGTATTGCTCCTGGTAAAGTTGCCGATTTTGTGATTTTGGAAGATTTGCAGACCCTTGCTATTCATCAAACATTTAAAAATGGCAGAGAAGTGTTTAACAGTGAAAAGAAGCAGGCTGCAGAAGAAGTTGATGTATCTTTTCCGACCCATTTTTATCATAGTGTCCATTTGCCACTGTTAACAGCTGATTGCTTTAACATAAAAACGAATCAAAAAGATGGCAGAGTTACTTGTCGTGTACTTTATGTTAGCGAGGGTACGACATTTACGAAAGAGAAGATCGTTTCTTTGCCAGTGCGCAACTATTTGATTGATTGGGAAAATAGCTCCTATTGCCTAGCTGTTATATTAGAGCGACATGGGAAAGACGGGAATCGAGGGTATGCTTTGGTCGGCGGAGATGCGCTCAAAGCGGGGGCAGTTGCTACAACGTATGCCCATGATCATCATAATCTGTTAGTATTGGGACGGAATAAACAGGATATGCTGTTTGCCGCTAATCAAGTGATTACCAAGCAAGGGGGCTATTATGTGGCGCACAAGGGGAAGATCATTGCAAAAACCGATTTGCCTATTGCCGGTATTTTGTCTGATCAACCGCTGGCTGTACTAAGTGCCGAAGTGAATGAGGTGAAAAATGCTTTGGCTCAGCTCGGTTATCGGCATGACAATATTATTATGTCTATTAGTACATTGTCTTTGACAGTTAGTCCGGAATTAAAACTGACTGACAAGGGACTTGTAAATGTAAATCAACAAAGACTGGTTCCCCTTGTAATTGGAAAAACAATGGATGCTAGTCCAAGTCTTTCTTGAATGGCAAAGACTTGGGCTAGCTAATTTTGTAAAGATGGTGAGCGTTTTTTTTGATAGTGAAATTAAATTTTTTGTGCATATGGGATATTTGATATATTAACGATATTTGTTTCGTATGGTTTGATGCAAGGCCATGGTTATTAAAGGTCTGGGATATGTATTAGTCAGGCGAATGATCAAAAGCAAATTATTACAGAGTTGACTCGGCTTCTAAAAGAATCGGCAAATTTGATGCCTAAATTTTAAAATTGCTGACACGTCATGGATAAAAGCGTATTCCAAGGGAATTCGTTTAAGTCCCTCGGCAGTATTGCTTATTTTCCAATAAATGAAGCTCCTATCCTGGTCATTGCGGCCAGAATAGGAGCTTCATGTTTTATATACAAAAGGGTGGGCCAAGCGATAGTTAAGCCTCAGAATCCAATTGTTAGAAAAATACAATGCGTTATGCATGACGTTCTCTTAGGGGCAGGGCTTATTTTTACATAGTCTTTGTTTCTGCTTGTTTTTCATTTAAGGTGATTTCATCGGCATAATTTTGTCCCCATTGGCAGAGAGTAGCTAAAATGGGTAATAACGTTTTTCCTGTGTCCGTTAGTGAATATTCAACTTTAGGCGGCACTTGGCGATAAATCAAGCGATGAACAATACCGTCATTTTCGAGTTCTCGTAATTGCTGTGTTAGCATTTTTTGGGTGACTTGCGGCAAAGCTCTTCGTAGTTCGCTGAAACGTAAGGTTTTTTCTTCTAAATGCCAAATGATAAGTGATTTCCATTTGCCACCGATTAGAGCCAAGGTAAGTTCCATGGAACATTGATATTCTTCGTTGCGAAATTTAATCATTGTTATTCCTCCTGTTTCATAGTATCTAAAAGGGTACTATGAAACCAAAAAGTGCATACTTGTCATATTATCTATTATTGTCTATTATTATAACAAAGATTATTATTTTCTGAAACAAATTTCCAGTAAAATTTTCAATAGAAAGGATGTCAGGTGAAAATGATGAAGGTAGTTGCTTTTAATGGTAGTCCGAATAAAGACGGTAATACTCATCAAAGTTTACAGATTGTTGGCGGAGAACTGGAAAAGCAGGGGATTGATTTTGAAATTATTCAGGTAGGAAATCAAGCTGTTCGCGGTTGCCTGGCCTGCGGAAAGTGTGCAGAAAATCAAAATGAACGCTGTGTCATTAAAAATGATCCGGTCAATGAATGGGTTCAGTGTATGAAGACGGCAGATGGGATTTTGTTTGGAGCTCCTGTTCACTTTGCGGGAATAGCCGGTACGATGAAATCTTTTTTAGATCGGGCCTTTATGGTTGCTGGCGTAAATCATTCTATGCTGCGTCACAAAGTGGGTGCTTCAGTTGTAGCTGTACGTCGGTCTGGCGGAGTAACTACTTTTGACGGGTTGAATCATTATATCAATTTTGCTGAAATGTTGCTGCCGGGATCTAACTACTGGAATGTGGCTCACGGATTACAACCGGGCGAAGTGCAGCAAGATGGGGAAGGAAAGCAGATTTTACGCGTTTTAGGAAAAAATATGGCTTGGTTGCTTAAGGTGATTGCTGCAGGCCGGGACAAAGTAGCAGCGGTGGAACCGGAAACAAAGGAGTTTACAAATTTTATTCGGTAAACTTTATTGGTGTAAATGTAAAAAAAAGCTACAGGAATACTTCTGTTGAAGTATTCCTGTAGCTTTTTTGCGGTTCTTAGCAAAATGCTAAGAATGACCTTTTATACTGGTATTTCCCGCCTAAATATATTTTCTCTGGTGGAAAAAGGAATAAAGATCTAAGGCGGATAAGGACTTCAGAAATTCATGAAGGAAAATGGGTTTGGACGCGTTATTACCTGACATTTGTGCAGTGATAATGTGGTTTATTTATAGTAGGAGTCTAGTCCTGTTTTTTGATGGAGCAGCGATGGGGAAGTGGGCGATATGCTATATAGAGAGCCTTTCTCATTAGTCATAAAGTTCATTGCATGGAGTAATTACGACTAAATTCGACACTTTTTTTATTATAATTGGTGTATAATTATAATGCTAGACTTAACATGGGGACATTATGGTAAATGACATTCATGACATATTAATAAGTTAAAAGTAGAAAGGAATAACAATGGAAGCCCCAAAAAATGTGGAATTTAATCATTCAAGCCAGGATAGAGTTATTCTAACTTGTTTAACCGTCGTGGCTAATGGCATGGGCA is a window encoding:
- a CDS encoding adenine deaminase, whose amino-acid sequence is MKIDLLLKNAQFFNAYLKKFVHSDLAILNGKFFYIGTEETSELEATATIELQGKYVIPGLIDSHMHIESSMAAPRTFTQALVKNGVTTIVAEPHEIANVFGLEGIKALMAAAQDCPVDVRIAIPSSVPSTNSMLETSGSEINCSELAEMLQMDGVICLGEVMNYVDVLNQPDSKSNQFIRYVKETKGHFPIEGHCPRLLGLPLARFLFAGVTSDHTEQSLQGIKERIANGMFVEIQEKSLKREIIDYLVTNELYEHFALVTDDTMPDVLMKRGHLNYLVKKAVELGLKSELAIYAATFTPARRMGLVDRGSIAPGKVADFVILEDLQTLAIHQTFKNGREVFNSEKKQAAEEVDVSFPTHFYHSVHLPLLTADCFNIKTNQKDGRVTCRVLYVSEGTTFTKEKIVSLPVRNYLIDWENSSYCLAVILERHGKDGNRGYALVGGDALKAGAVATTYAHDHHNLLVLGRNKQDMLFAANQVITKQGGYYVAHKGKIIAKTDLPIAGILSDQPLAVLSAEVNEVKNALAQLGYRHDNIIMSISTLSLTVSPELKLTDKGLVNVNQQRLVPLVIGKTMDASPSLS
- a CDS encoding winged helix-turn-helix transcriptional regulator, which encodes MIKFRNEEYQCSMELTLALIGGKWKSLIIWHLEEKTLRFSELRRALPQVTQKMLTQQLRELENDGIVHRLIYRQVPPKVEYSLTDTGKTLLPILATLCQWGQNYADEITLNEKQAETKTM
- a CDS encoding flavodoxin family protein gives rise to the protein MKVVAFNGSPNKDGNTHQSLQIVGGELEKQGIDFEIIQVGNQAVRGCLACGKCAENQNERCVIKNDPVNEWVQCMKTADGILFGAPVHFAGIAGTMKSFLDRAFMVAGVNHSMLRHKVGASVVAVRRSGGVTTFDGLNHYINFAEMLLPGSNYWNVAHGLQPGEVQQDGEGKQILRVLGKNMAWLLKVIAAGRDKVAAVEPETKEFTNFIR